In Panthera tigris isolate Pti1 chromosome C1, P.tigris_Pti1_mat1.1, whole genome shotgun sequence, the following proteins share a genomic window:
- the MARS2 gene encoding methionine--tRNA ligase, mitochondrial has translation MVQFSALRLLRRPGTRGVSLLEYSTPRHYSSAPLRARDDARDARAFFTTPIFYVNAAPHIGHLYSALLADALCRHRRLRVPSAAATRFSTGTDEHGLKIQQAAAAAGLAPTELCDRVSAQFQQLFREAGISSTDFIRTTEVRHRIAVQHFWGLLKARGLLYKGLYEGWYCASEECFLPEAKVTRQPSSSGNSCPVSLESGHPVVWTKEENYIFRLSQFREPLQQWLRGDPQAITPEPFHHAVLQWLEEELPDLSVSRRSSHLHWGIPVPGDDSQTIYVWLDALVNYLTVIGYPNAEFKSWWPTTSHIIGKDILKFHAIYWPALLLGAGMSPPHRIYVHSHWTVCGQKMSKSLGNVVDPRTCLDRYTVDGFRYFLLRQGVPNWDCDYYDEKVVKLLDSELADALGGLLNRCTANRINPSGTYPVFCTTCFPSEPGLVGPSVRAQAEDYALVNAVATLPKQVADHYDNFQIYKALEAVSSCVRQTNGFVQRHAPWKLNWESPVDAPWLGTVLHVALECLRVFGTLLQPVTPSLADKLLSRLGVSATERGLGELCFLPRFYGHPCPFEGRRLGPETGLLFPRLDQSRAWLVKAHRT, from the coding sequence ATGGTGCAGTTTTCTGCCCTGCGGCTGCTAAGACGGCCGGGGACGAGAGGAGTCTCGCTCCTGGAGTACTCTACTCCCCGCCACTACAGTTCGGCCCCTCTCCGTGCCCGCGACGATGCTCGCGACGCGCGCGCTTTCTTCACGACACCCATTTTCTACGTGAACGCGGCGCCGCACATCGGGCACCTGTACTCGGCGCTACTGGCAGACGCCTTGTGCCGCCACCGTCGCCTCCGAGTTCCCAGCGCCGCCGCCACGCGATTCTCCACTGGTACCGACGAGCATGGCCTGAAGATTCAGCAAGCAGCAGCCGCTGCGGGCCTGGCCCCGACCGAGCTGTGCGACCGAGTCTCTGCCCAGTTCCAGCAGCTTTTTCGGGAGGCTGGCATCTCCTCTACCGACTTCATCCGCACCACCGAAGTCCGGCACCGGATCGCTGTGCAGCATTTCTGGGGATTGCTGAAGGCGCGGGGTCTGCTCTACAAGGGTCTCTATGAAGGTTGGTATTGCGCCTCCGAAGAGTGCTTCCTGCCTGAGGCCAAGGTCACCAGGCAGCCGAGTTCCTCGGGGAATTCGTGTCCTGTGTCTTTAGAGAGTGGGCATCCCGTAGTCTGGACCAAGGAAGAAAACTACATTTTCAGGCTTTCTCAGTTCCGAGAGCCTCTTCAGCAGTGGCTGCGGGGCGACCCTCAGGCAATCACCCCTGAGCCATTTCATCACGCAGTTCTTCAGTGGCTAGAGGAGGAGCTGCCAGACCTGTCAGTCTCTCGAAGGAGCAGCCACTTGCATTGGGGCATTCCTGTGCCCGGGGACGACTCGCAGACCATCTACGTATGGCTGGATGCCTTGGTCAACTACCTTACTGTAATTGGCTACCCAAATGCTGAGTTCAAATCTTGGTGGCCAACCACCTCTCATATCATAGGCAAGGACATTCTTAAATTCCACGCTATCTATTGGCCTGCCCTCCTCTTAGGGGCCGGCATGAGCCCACCACACCGCATCTATGTCCACTCACACTGGACGGTCTGTGGCCAAAAGATGTCCAAAAGCTTGGGCAACGTGGTGGATCCCAGGACTTGCCTTGATCGCTATACTGTGGATGGCTTCCGATACTTTCTTCTTCGGCAGGGCGTCCCCAACTGGGACTGTGATTACTATGATGAAAAGGTGGTTAAGTTGCTAGATTCCGAGTTGGCAGATGCTTTGGGAGGTCTCTTGAACCGGTGTACTGCCAATAGAATAAATCCTTCTGGGACCTATCCGGTTTTCTGCACTACCTGCTTTCCCAGTGAGCCAGGGTTGGTGGGGCCGTCAGTTCGTGCTCAGGCAGAGGACTATGCTTTGGTGAATGCAGTGGCCACTCTGCCCAAGCAGGTAGCCGACCACTATGATAACTTTCAGATCTATAAAGCTCTGGAGGCAGTGTCCAGCTGTGTCCGGCAAACTAATGGCTTTGTCCAAAGGCATGCACCGTGGAAGTTGAACTGGGAGAGCCCAGTGGATGCCCCCTGGCTGGGTACTGTGCTTCATGTAGCCTTGGAATGTTTGCGAGTCTTTGGAACTTTGCTCCAGCCTGTCACCCCAAGCCTAGCTGATAAGCTGCTATCCAGGTTGGGGGTGTCTGCCACAGAGAGGGGCCTTGGAGAGCTCTGTTTCTTGCCTCGATTCTATGGACATCCATGTCCTTTtgaagggaggaggctgggaccTGAAACTGGGCTCTTGTTTCCAAGACTAGACCAGTCTAGGGCCTGGCTGGTAAAAGCCCATAGGACCTAG